A stretch of DNA from Pseudomonadales bacterium:
GCGCTACAACGCCATGATGCAGCGCAGCGGCGCCACCAGCGTGATCATGCCGCGCTTCGACGCAGCACAGAGCCTTGCACTCATCGAGGCACACGCCGTCACTCACAGCCAGTGGGTGCCGACGATGTTTGTGCGGCTGCTGCGGCTGCCGGAAGATGTGCGCACCGCCCGGGATCTGTCGAGCCATCGCATCGCCGTACACGCCGCAGCCCCCTGCCCGATCGCCGTGAAGGAAGCCATGCTCGACTGGTGGGGTCCGATCCTGCATGAGTACTACTCCGGAACCGAAGGCAACGGCCAGACAGCCATCTCTCCCGAAGAATGGCTCAACCACAAAGGTTCCGTGGGCCGGTCCATTCTCGGCCGGGTGCGGATCACAGACGCCACAGGCGGTGAGGTCGCAACCGGGATGACCGGCACCGTATTTTTCTCAGATGGACCCCGCTTCGAGTATTACAAAGATCCCGAAAAAACGGCCCGGGCCTACAATGCCCGGGGCTGGTCCACCCTCGGCGACATCGGTCACGTCGATGCAGACGGCTATCTCTACCTGACTGATCGCGCCTCCCACATGATCATCACCGGGGGCGTGAACGTTTATCCGAGAGAAGTAGAAGACGTGCTGCTCTCTCATCCCGCAATACAGGACGCAGCCGTGTTTGCAGTCCCGGATGAGGAATTCGGCGAAGCAGTCAAAGCCGCCATCGAGCCGGTACCCGGAATAACGGTGACTGCCGAGGAAATCATCGGGTTCTGCCGGGCGCGGATCGCACACCTGAAGTGTCCCCGCAGCATCGACTTTCACGATGCACTGCCACGGCATCAGACCGGCAAGCTCTACAAGGAAGCGCTCAAAGCCCCCTACTGGCCTGCCAGTACCTCCGGCTGAATGCACGAACGCCGAGACCGTCACAGAACCGCTGTAATCGCTGTGTTCTCATCCGGGGTCAGGGACGAATCAGTGAAGGACCCGCTGAACGGTGGCAGGCCGCGAATCAACACAAACCCGGGCAGGAGCGCGCATCGAGCGCCTGGTGCTGCTGCTGTTGTGTCTGTGGGGCTGCGTATCGCTGGCCGCCCTCGTGCAGATGTCACTGGAGTCGATGCGGCAGTACCACTGGCTGCTCACCGGCGTCTGTCTGGGCATGTTTGCACTGACTGTCTTCCTCACTCTGCGCACGCTGCGTGACCGTTTCGAACTGCTCTCGAGGCTCGAATCCCACACCCGGCTGATGAGCCAGGGCGACTTCTCCCAGCGGGTGAGAGTGCGTCAGGATGACGAATTCAAATCCCTGGGTGCTGCGCTCAACGACATGACCAGCCAGCTGGAGGCCTCGATACGCTCCAGCCAGTCCGTGGCTGACATCGACCGGCTGATTCTCGACGCGGCCGATCTCGAAACCGTGGTGCGCAAAGTGCTGCTCTCCGCCCACATGGACAATGTGGATGTCGCTCTGCTGCTGAGACCGAAGCGCGGTGATCTGAAACACATCAGCTATCGACTCGAATCCCGCCAGCTGCAGCGACAGCACGTCCGCCTGCGCAACCTGTCCAGCGACAGTCTGCTCGATATCGACGGGTATCAGCGCCTGGCACGCCAGGTTTACGGCGAAAGCGTCTCCTCCTGCCTGCCGGTTGCACCGGAAGGCCAGCTCTCCGGTGTACTGGTCGCCTGCAGCAAACGGGCGATCGCCAGCACCGAACTCAAGCAGCTCGCTGAACTCGCCGACCGTCTGGCCGTGGCCATGACCAACATTCACCGCTCCGAGGTGCTCTTCCAGAAGGCACACTTTGATGATCTGACGGGTCTGATCAACCGCCATGCGTTTCAGGACAAGCTGAAGGAACAGATCTCCCGGTCCTGGCGCGGTGAGAAAGGCGCGGTGCTGTTCATCGATCTGGACGGATTCAAGAAAGTAAACGACACCGAAGGCCACAAAGCGGGCGATCGCCTGCTGGTGGTGATCAGTGAGCGTCTGAAGGAATGCCTGCGCGAAGTCGACACCATCGCCCGACTGGGTGGTGACGAGTTCGCGGTGATCGTGCCGGGCTGTGATGGCGAAAAATCCGTCTCCCACCTCTGCGAGCGTATTATCGCCGCGCTGGTGAAACCCATCGTGGTGGCGCGAATGGAGCACACCGTAGGAGCTTCCATCGGTGTTGCCCTTTTCCCGGACGACGGGCAGAAGGAAGACGAACTGGTGATGAAGGCCGATTCAGCCATGTACCGCGCGAAAGAAACCGGCCGTGCGCGCTTCGCCTTCTTCGACGACACCCTCAATGAAGCCAACCGCCACCGGGTGCTGGTGGAAAGCCGCCTGCGACGCGCGCTCAAACAGGGGGAACTGGAACTGCACTTTCAGCCGAAGCTGCGGCTTTCCGATCGCAAGGTGACCAGCGCCGAAGCCCTGCTGCGCTGGACCGATTCCGAGCTCGGCCAGGTGAGTCCGGAGGTCTTCGTACCGATCGCCGAAGAAACCAATCTCATACACGAATTCACCGCTATTCAGGTCGACCGTACCGCGGATCTGTTTGCCGCCGCAGACAGCATCGGTCTGCATCTCGATCACATCGCCATCAATGCGTCGGCGAAACAGCTCATGACCGACGGTTTCGCAATCTCCCTGCTGTCGATGCTCGACCGCCGTGCACTCGCGCATCACCGGATCGAGATCGAAGTTACCGAATCCGTATTCGCCCACGACAAACAGACGGTCGTGCAGGAACTGGAAATTCTCCAGCATGCCGGAATAAAAATCGCACTGGACGACTTCGGTACCGGGTTCTCTTCTCTGAACATGCTCAGGGAACTGCCCCTGGACGTGGTGAAGATCGATCGCTCCTTCATTACCGAAATCGAAAACTCGGATCAGGCACGGGTACTCGTGCGGCATCTGATCAGCATTGCCACCACCCTGGGTAAGGAAGTGGTCGCTGAAGGGGTGGAAACCGAAGTGCAGCTGGCCCATCTCGAAAACGCCAACTGTCACTATGTACAGGGTTTCCTCATTTCGAAGGCGCGTACTCTGGAGGACTTCCTGCATCTGGTCGCCGACTGGGAAGAGACGGCGGTGGCTGCACAGGAGGGATTACACAAACGGGACGGCAATGAGGGTCGCGCTCAACTGACCCTGGTCTGAGCACTCGACCGAAGCCGCCCGGCAAGGATCAGTAGCCTTCCTCCAGAAGGGGGAAAGCGCTCAGTACCTGTGGCGACACCAGGTGCGTTGCTCTTTCGAGGAGTCCGGGATGCAGACCTTCGAGCCGACTGACGCCGAGCAGTGCCATGGTGGTACGGATTTCATGTTCGAGAATTTCCAGCGCACGCACCAGTGCGGCACTGCCACCCGCCGCCATCGCCAGCGCCTCGAAACGGCCCAGTCCCACCGCACTGGCACCCAGACAGAGACCTTTCACCACATCTGCACCGCGCATGAAGCCGCCGTCCACAACAATCGGTACCCGGCCATCGACCGCGCTCACCACTTCCGGCAGCGCGTCGATGCAGGCCCGGGTGTGGTCGAGCTGCCGTCCACCATGGTTGGAGACATAAACGACGTCCACACCGGCTTCCACGCAGAGTTTGGCATCCTCGGCGACGTTTACCCCTTTGATGATCAGCGGCAGGTCAAATTCGCTCTTGATATGGGCCACCGTTTCCCAGGTCATGCGGGCCTGATAGCCGAAATCCGCATTGTCTGTACGGCTGCCGGAGGGCGGCACGAACCCCTTGAGGATGTCACGCTCGCGGCGTGAATAGGTCTGGGTATCCGCGGTCAGACAGAACCCGGTATAACCCGCATCGATGGCGCGGGAGATGACGTCGTCCATCCAGGCCTGATCGCTCATCAGATAGAGCTGATAGATACGCGGGCCGGGCACCGCGCCTGCAACTGCCTCGAAATCGGGCCGGCACACCGAACTTAAGATCTGCAGCACACCGAATTCTGCAGCGGCTCTGGCCACCGACTCTCCACCGCCCGCCTCGAACACCTGCACAGAACCGATCGGAGCCAGCAGCACGGGAATACGCAGTTCCACTCCCAGAAACTCGCTGCGCGTCTGCACATCACTGACATCGTTGAGAATACGCGGACGGAATACCCAGGCGTCAACGCCGGACCGGTTGCGCTTCAGTGCGCTTTCCGTATCTG
This window harbors:
- a CDS encoding alpha-hydroxy acid oxidase, translating into MTQFNTLHEIVRKARASISRDYWDYLVGGADTESALKRNRSGVDAWVFRPRILNDVSDVQTRSEFLGVELRIPVLLAPIGSVQVFEAGGGESVARAAAEFGVLQILSSVCRPDFEAVAGAVPGPRIYQLYLMSDQAWMDDVISRAIDAGYTGFCLTADTQTYSRRERDILKGFVPPSGSRTDNADFGYQARMTWETVAHIKSEFDLPLIIKGVNVAEDAKLCVEAGVDVVYVSNHGGRQLDHTRACIDALPEVVSAVDGRVPIVVDGGFMRGADVVKGLCLGASAVGLGRFEALAMAAGGSAALVRALEILEHEIRTTMALLGVSRLEGLHPGLLERATHLVSPQVLSAFPLLEEGY
- a CDS encoding AMP-binding protein, with amino-acid sequence MHWADRTPDKAAWIFDGRITSYAQLAERALQGAHALRKLGLHTGDGIVVLAENHPDSLSLFWAAQLAGLYYTAISIQFQQAEVSHILNDCDAGLLISSASQAEKIQDSPQSHHLHIEDWLDIIAAEPATLIDDAAEGAEMLYSSGTTGKPKGVRASPPGAALGSVSELFRRRLDLHQIDHTATYLSTAPLYHSAPLRYNAMMQRSGATSVIMPRFDAAQSLALIEAHAVTHSQWVPTMFVRLLRLPEDVRTARDLSSHRIAVHAAAPCPIAVKEAMLDWWGPILHEYYSGTEGNGQTAISPEEWLNHKGSVGRSILGRVRITDATGGEVATGMTGTVFFSDGPRFEYYKDPEKTARAYNARGWSTLGDIGHVDADGYLYLTDRASHMIITGGVNVYPREVEDVLLSHPAIQDAAVFAVPDEEFGEAVKAAIEPVPGITVTAEEIIGFCRARIAHLKCPRSIDFHDALPRHQTGKLYKEALKAPYWPASTSG
- a CDS encoding EAL domain-containing protein — encoded protein: MAGRESTQTRAGARIERLVLLLLCLWGCVSLAALVQMSLESMRQYHWLLTGVCLGMFALTVFLTLRTLRDRFELLSRLESHTRLMSQGDFSQRVRVRQDDEFKSLGAALNDMTSQLEASIRSSQSVADIDRLILDAADLETVVRKVLLSAHMDNVDVALLLRPKRGDLKHISYRLESRQLQRQHVRLRNLSSDSLLDIDGYQRLARQVYGESVSSCLPVAPEGQLSGVLVACSKRAIASTELKQLAELADRLAVAMTNIHRSEVLFQKAHFDDLTGLINRHAFQDKLKEQISRSWRGEKGAVLFIDLDGFKKVNDTEGHKAGDRLLVVISERLKECLREVDTIARLGGDEFAVIVPGCDGEKSVSHLCERIIAALVKPIVVARMEHTVGASIGVALFPDDGQKEDELVMKADSAMYRAKETGRARFAFFDDTLNEANRHRVLVESRLRRALKQGELELHFQPKLRLSDRKVTSAEALLRWTDSELGQVSPEVFVPIAEETNLIHEFTAIQVDRTADLFAAADSIGLHLDHIAINASAKQLMTDGFAISLLSMLDRRALAHHRIEIEVTESVFAHDKQTVVQELEILQHAGIKIALDDFGTGFSSLNMLRELPLDVVKIDRSFITEIENSDQARVLVRHLISIATTLGKEVVAEGVETEVQLAHLENANCHYVQGFLISKARTLEDFLHLVADWEETAVAAQEGLHKRDGNEGRAQLTLV